In Oryza brachyantha chromosome 1, ObraRS2, whole genome shotgun sequence, the following are encoded in one genomic region:
- the LOC102722719 gene encoding uncharacterized protein LOC102722719, giving the protein MTLAGGAPRRRRATRSRLPAPLLLAALLLVVSSKPPRASALRVPLRQVATFLNLSNSLLTRVAAARAARGDDIAASRARRIASHLSLFSSRGAWALSWDYLRHYAFSSAAGCGLSCATSAARLLAAAAEVSRLHSATDAAQWLRRNYGDVRDAGGQLLNGLLVAFSEQGPLREVVMDVKWEVEEGELLKDCLEVGAKDLEGLLVIAKDLIFGASRTSRHNEL; this is encoded by the exons ATGACCCTAGCAGGAGgagcccctcgccgccggcgagctacACGCTCGCGTCTCCCggcccctctcctcctcgccgccctcctTCTCGTCGTCTCCTCGAAGCCCCCTCGTGCTTCTGCGCTCCGCGTCCCGCTGCGCCAGGTCGCCACCTTCCTCAACCTCTCCAACTCCCTCCtcacccgcgtcgccgccgctcgcgcgGCCCGTGGCGACGACATTGCGGCATCCCGCGCACGCAGGATCGCCTCtcatctctccctcttttcCTCCCGCGGCGCGTGGGCCCTCTCCTGGGACTACCTCCGCCACTACGCCTTCTCATCGGCAGCCGGGTGCGGCCTCTCctgcgccacctccgccgcgcgccttCTCGCTGCTGCGGCGGAGGTATCGCGTCTACATTccgccaccgacgccgcccAGTGGCTGCGCCGCAACTACGGGGACGTCCGGGACGCGGGCGGGCAGCTCCTCAACGGTCTCCTCGTTGCCTTCTCCGAGCAG GGGCCTTTACGAGAGGTGGTGATGGATGTGAAGTGGGAGGTGGAGGAAGGGGAGCTGCTGAAGGATTGCCTTGAGGTGGGAGCGAAGGACTTGGAAGGGTTGCTTGTCATTGCCAAAGATCTGATATTTGGGGCTTCAAGGACTTCACGCCATAACGAACTTTGA
- the LOC102699366 gene encoding GDSL esterase/lipase At5g45670, which produces MELGRLLVVVVAAVVSSALVMVARSDPQAPCYFIFGDSLVDNGNNNYIVSLARANYPPYGIDFAGGPSGRFTNGLTTVDVIAQLLGFDNFIPPYAATSGDQILNGANFASAAAGIRAETGQQLGGRIPFAGQVQNYQTAVQTLISILGDQDTASDHLSKCIFSVGMGSNDYLNNYFMPAFYNTGSQYTPEQFADTLIADYRRYVEVLYNYGARKVVMIGVGQVGCSPNELARYSDDGNTCVDRIDSAIQIFNQRLVGLVDEMNALPGAHFTFINAYNIFSDILANAASLGFTVTNAGCCGVGRNNGQVTCLPYEAPCSNRDQHIFWDAFHPSEAANIIVGRRSYRAESRNDAYPMDISTLASI; this is translated from the exons ATGGAGCTGGGGAGgttgctggtggtggtggtggcggcggtggtgagcTCGGCGCTGGTGATGGTGGCGAGGAGCGACCCGCAGGCGCCGTGCTACTTCATCTTCGGTGACTCGCTCGTGGACAACGGCAACAACAACTACATCGTGTCGCTGGCGCGCGCCAACTACCCGCCCTACGGCATCGACTTCGCCGGCGGCCCGTCCGGCAGGTTCACCAACGGCCTCACCACCGTCGACGTCATCG CTCAACTCCTGGGCTTCGACAACTTCATCCCGCCCTACGCCGCCACGAGCGGTGACCAGATCCTCAACGGCGCCaacttcgcctccgccgccgccgggatcCGTGCCGAGACAGGCCAGCAGCTG GGAGGCCGGATCCCGTTCGCCGGCCAAGTGCAGAACTACCAGACGGCGGTGCAGACGCTGATCAGCATCCTGGGAGACCAGGACACGGCGTCGGACCACCTGAGCAAGTGCATCTTCAGCGTCGGCATGGGCAGCAACGACTACCTCAACAACTACTTCATGCCGGCGTTCTACAACACCGGCAGCCAGTACACACCGGAGCAGTTCGCCGACACGCTCATCGCCGACTACCGCCGCTACGTGGAGGTGCTGTACAACTACGGCGCGCGGAAGGTGGTCATGATCGGCGTCGGGCAGGTCGGGTGCAGCCCCAACGAGCTGGCCCGCTACAGCGACGACGGCAACACCTGCGTCGACCGCATCGACTCCGCCATCCAGATCTTCAACCAGCGGCTCGTCGGCCTCGTCGACGAGATGAACGCCCTCCCGGGAGCCCACTTCACCTTCATCAACGCCTACAACATCTTCAGCGACATCCTCGCCAacgccgcctccctcggcTTCACGGTGACCAACGCCGGGTGCTGCGGCGTCGGGAGGAACAACGGGCAGGTGACGTGCCTGCCGTACGAGGCGCCCTGCAGCAACAGGGACCAGCACATCTTCTGGGACGCGTTCCACCCGTCGGAGGCGGCCAACATCATCGTCGGCCGGCGATCCTACCGCGCCGAGTCGCGCAACGACGCCTACCCGATGGACATCAGTACGCTCGCCTCCATCTga
- the LOC102722996 gene encoding HVA22-like protein f, whose amino-acid sequence MGVLGALARHMDALVGPGIMLLYPLYASMRAIESPSTLDDQQWLTYWVLYSLITLFELSCWKVLQWFPLWPYMKLLFCCWLVLPIFNGAAYIYETHVRRYFKIGQYVSPNYNERQRKVLQMMSLDARKSVERFIETHGPDALDNIIRAAEQEAKRA is encoded by the exons ATGGGTGTTCTTGGTGCCCTTGCTAGGCACATGGATGCCCTTGTTGG GCCAGGAATCATGCTGCTCTACCCTCT ATACGCGTCCATGCGTGCGATCGAGAGCCCTTCTACCTTGGATGATCAGCAATGGCTCACCTACTGGGTCCTGTACTCCCTGATCACCCTCTTCGAGCTCTCATGCTGGAAAGTTCTCCAATG GTTCCCTCTGTGGCCGTACATGAAGCTCCTCTTCTGCTGCTGGCTGGTGCTCCCCATCTTCAACGGCGCGGCCTACATCTACGAGACCCACGTGCGCCGCTACTTCAAGATCGGCCAGTACGTGAGCCCCAACTACAACGAGCGGCAGCGGAAGGTGCTGCAGATGATGAGCCTCGACGCGCGCAAGTCCGTCGAGCGCTTCATCGAGACCCACGGCCCTGACGCCCTCGACAACATCATCCGAGCT GCAGAGCAGGAGGCAAAGAGAGCGTAA
- the LOC102699450 gene encoding uncharacterized protein LOC102699450 isoform X1, translating into MAAAPAFQPFTIRGFAAGMRAVDASKCWPFGGGGNGEPSLPPMELPKRSRWWAHKLAAERARLESRATGTEDAGGGVGGGDGSGTGTKRKGSLGRVRAERARKRRRSLQFGLLAKRKEKTSSCLLHYVLHKQLLRKHKGSTLRAQRELSAWNKFQNTNDCMPTHGNSLNKQYIRGMDPSTGTPVRKKAANSSANKQNVKTSEPTINPVNPGCESAKNVTHPPKDDIFGDLPLLESPKIMFHTAVDELPTVIEDSFVTDQSGADTISENVSLKLIPSDMPVQTSSNLEDLVKKEGAPAKKSICILHNDAKKSLPPSADFDCLNQSSVNMVKTGLSDSQVKSNDVPALSSYSNDGLKSGSSNRANTQQDFFCMNTNYCQEIRKSATFSATSSVTVRTRMGAFESDRDTTFNGKKSTGTSCALVPTKCHISSEGSVLSSALPQGSASAATSADGMSSCKRIPSQDSIPTSGLIGSFASNLCHEGSKSVDTCTPLSKEDQGSWYPKLHPVCTPASIGSAFMKLPGLERMEISSCNLETGDNRFTNGRPSNIIRCEKQQVVIGVPNTVQGQRKTGFSDSQVREKNLNGYLRQDVYHPRQPTVRLMGKTVSLCESSKEHRVSTMGKVWIDNTIIEDHPPSASCHFPQKRLFPCPDSVTPSAHVNESLDILQRIPSATLQEARGTMGNVQNHRLQPINSASSTARDCIWNSGSQSIRQAEVKKATTVDVNSRARHMDLHQPPQPQVVCTSQNQHCRLSTPASILQGKYCNLLGPAVTQSSSFTQWVLNTGIQEKYQKSTLFSYDDPSTSPIYQSCQVPGAKLSSTSIISFLDCATDNAEFSRSLPHAYPSLASSFPINFVSTVSPTCTIKPTNTGCIKGAVFANQRNKRPAYINSVAREPAKKLMVNKEDLTAPLFGDMKRHSLGWSLDDAIGPRILDFGSKVAGHGLEMAINESNNVRASSGPVPVLETRSITGRLPTGAKAMLMPDQTLSDHSKLLYSTKFSVDNSINSAAL; encoded by the exons ATGGCTGCGGCCCCCGCCTTCCAGCCATTCACCATACG GGGGTTCGCGGCGGGGATGCGGGCCGTGGACGCGTCCAAGTGCTGGCctttcggcggcggcgggaatgGGGAGCCGTCGCTCCCGCCGATGGAGCTGCCGAAGCGGTCGCGGTGGTGGGCGCACAAGCTGGCGGCGGAGCGGGCTCGGCTGGAATCTCGCGCGACCGGTACAGAGGATgctggaggcggcgtcgggggAGGAGATGGTTCCGGGACGGGGACGAAGAGGAAGGGGTCCCTCGGGAGGGTCAGAGCTGAGAGGGCCAGGAAACGACGGCGATCTCTCCAATTTGGCCTCCTTGCGAAGCGTAAG GAGAAAACCTCATCTTGTTTACTTCACTATGTGTTACATAAGCAACTGTTGAGAAAACACAAAGGTTCTACCTTGCGAGCACAGAGAGAACTCTCAGCATGGAATAAGTTTCAAAATACAAATGATTGCATGCCAACTCATGGTAACAGTTTGAATAAGCAGTATATCAGAGGAATGGATCCTTCTACTGGTACCCCTGTCAGGAAAAAGGCAGCAAACTCTTCTGCGAATAAACAAAATGTAAAGACCAGTGAGCCAACTATTAATCCTGTAAATCCTGGCTGTGAATCAGCGAAGAATGTAACCCACCCTCCCAaggatgatatttttggagatCTCCCTCTTTTGGAAAGTCCTAAAATCATGTTTCATACCGCAGTTGATGAACTCCCTACTGTAATAGAAGATTCTTTTGTAACAGATCAAAGTGGAGCAGATACCATATCAGAAAATGTGTCCTTGAAACTAATACCTTCTGACATGCCAGTGCAGACATCATCCAACCTTGAAGACTTGGTGAAAAAGGAAGGAGCTCCTGCCAAAAAGTCAATATGCATCTTACACAATGATGCAAAAAAGAGCCTACCCCCCTCTGCTGATTTTGATTGCCTAAATCAAAGTAGTGTCAACATGGTGAAAACAGGTCTCAGTGATAGTCAGGTGAAATCCAATGATGTTCCTGCCTTAAGTTCTTATTCTAACGACGGTCTAAAGTCTGGTTCTAGCAACAGAGCCAACACTCAACAAGATTTTTTCTGTATGAATACAAACTACTGTCAGGAAATAAGAAAATCCGCTACTTTTTCGGCTACAAGTTCAGTCACTGTAAGAACCAGAATGGGAGCATTTGAAAGTGACAGAGATACGACATTTAATGGCAAGAAGAGCACCGGTACCTCTTGTGCATTGGTTCCAACTAAGTGCCATATTTCATCTGAAGGCAGTGTTTTGTCCTCAGCACTACCGCAGGGTTCTGCCAGTGCAGCAACCAGTGCGGATGGCATGTCTTCTTGCAAGAGAATACCTTCCCAGGACAGTATTCCCACTTCTGGTCTCATTGGTAGCTTTGCAAGTAACCTGTGCCATGAAGGTAGTAAATCTGTTGATACATGCACACCGTTATCAAAAGAGGACCAGGGTAGCTGGTACCCAAAACTTCACCCAGTTTGCACTCCAGCAAGCATTGGTTCAGCTTTTATGAAGCTACCTGGTCTTGAAAGGATGGAGATCTCAAGCTGCAACCTTGAAACAGGTGATAACAGGTTTACCAATGGGCGGCCATCAAATATAATAAGATGCGAGAAACAGCAGGTGGTGATTGGTGTGCCCAATACAGTGCAAGGTCAGAGAAAAACTGGTTTCAGTGATTCTCAAGTtcgggaaaaaaatttaaatggttATTTACGGCAAGATGTTTATCATCCGCGCCAACCCACAGTGCGCTTGATGGGCAAGACTGTCTCACTTTGTGAGAGTAGCAAGGAGCACAGGGTGTCAACTATGGGTAAAGTGTGGATTGACAATACCATTATTGAAGACCACCCACCATCAGCTTCATGCCATTTTCCTCAAAAGAGATTGTTTCCTTGTCCGGATTCTGTGACACCAAGTGCTCATGTCAATGAATCTCTAGATATCTTACAGAGGATTCCCAGTGCTACTCTACAAGAGGCAAGGGGTACTATGGGTAATGTTCAAAACCATAGGCTACAACCAATAAATAGTGCTTCTTCAACTGCTAGAGATTGCATTTGGAACTCTGGCAGCCAATCTATTCGTCAAGCTGAAGTAAAAAAGGCGACCACTGTTGATGTCAACTCCAGGGCCAGGCATATGGACCTACATCAACCGCCACAGCCACAGGTGGTATGCACATCCCAGAATCAGCACTGTCGGTTAAGCACTCCTGCATCAATCTTACAAGGAAAATATTGCAATTTGTTGGGTCCAGCAGTAACTCAATCTTCTTCCTTTACACAATGGGTTCTAAATACGGGCATTCAGGAAAAGTACCAGAAATCCACTTTGTTTTCTTATGATGATCCTAGCACTTCTCCTATTTACCAGTCATGCCAGGTACCTGGAGCAAAGTTGTCTTCCACATCAATCATATCTTTTCTAGACTGTGCTACTGATAATGCTGAGTTTAGTAGATCCCTACCACATGCATACCCTTCTCTTGCTTCTAGTTTtccaattaattttgtttcaaccGTTAGCCCTACATGTACCATCAAACCTACAAACACAGGTTGCATAAAGGGTGCTGTTTTCGCCAATCAAAGAAACAAGAGACCAGCTTACATCAATAGTGTTGCACGTGAACCTGCAAAGAAACTTATGGTGAACAAAGAGGACTTAACGGCACCACTGTTTGGAGACATGAAACGGCATTCACTTGGCTGGTCACTGGATGATGCAATTGGTCCTCGGATACTTGATTTTGGTAGTAAAGTAGCAGGACATGGTTTGGAAATGGCAATAAACGAAAGTAATAATGTGAGGGCCAGTTCAGGTCCAGTTCCTGTTCTTGAAACAAGGTCGATTACTGGAAGGCTGCCAACAGGAGCTAAAGCCATGTTGATGCCAGATCAAACTCTTAGTGATCACTCCAAGCTGTTATATTCCACTAAATTTTCAGTTGATAACAGTATAAATTCAGCTGCATTATAG
- the LOC102699450 gene encoding uncharacterized protein LOC102699450 isoform X2: protein MAAAPAFQPFTIRGFAAGMRAVDASKCWPFGGGGNGEPSLPPMELPKRSRWWAHKLAAERARLESRATGTEDAGGGVGGGDGSGTGTKRKGSLGRVRAERARKRRRSLQFGLLAKRKVCLCFSGFVCCVLLGWWAARF, encoded by the exons ATGGCTGCGGCCCCCGCCTTCCAGCCATTCACCATACG GGGGTTCGCGGCGGGGATGCGGGCCGTGGACGCGTCCAAGTGCTGGCctttcggcggcggcgggaatgGGGAGCCGTCGCTCCCGCCGATGGAGCTGCCGAAGCGGTCGCGGTGGTGGGCGCACAAGCTGGCGGCGGAGCGGGCTCGGCTGGAATCTCGCGCGACCGGTACAGAGGATgctggaggcggcgtcgggggAGGAGATGGTTCCGGGACGGGGACGAAGAGGAAGGGGTCCCTCGGGAGGGTCAGAGCTGAGAGGGCCAGGAAACGACGGCGATCTCTCCAATTTGGCCTCCTTGCGAAGCGTAAGGTATGCCTCTGCTTTTCAGGGTTTGTGTGCTGCGTGCTGCTTGGGTGGTGGGCTGCTAGGTTTTAG
- the LOC102699729 gene encoding cytochrome P450 72A15-like: MLGAEASPWSLAGAGAAVALLWLSAWTLQWACWTPRRLERALRAQGLRGTRYRLFIGDVAENGRLNREAASRPLPLGSHDIVQRVAPFFCNVLKEHGRLPFVWTGPKPMVIITDPDLAREVLSNKSGDFCKQVTVGISKFVVGGVVTYEGEKWAKHRRILNPAFHQEKIKRMLPVFAACCTEMITRWRNSMSSEGLSELDVRDEFQNLTGDVISRTAFGSSYQEGWRIFQLQEEQAKRVLQAFQRIFIPGYWYLPIKNNRRIREIDREIRTILRGIIVKRDEAIRNGESSNDDLLGLLVESNMRQSNETEDVGMSIEDMIEECKLFYSAGSETTSVLLTWTLILLSMHPEWQERAREEVLLHFGRTTPDYDGLSRLKIVTMILNEVLRLYPPVVFLQRRTHKATELGGIKYPEGAHFTLPVLLIHHDPSIWGQDASEFNPERFANGVSKATRFQAAFFPFAWGARICLGQSFAMMEAKMALATILQSFSFELSPSYTHAPHTVLTLQPQHGAQIKLRKLS; encoded by the exons ATGCTGGGAGCTGAGGCCTCACCGTGGAGCctggccggcgcgggcgcggccgtGGCGCTGCTGTGGCTGTCCGCCTGGACGCTGCAGTGGGCGTGttggacgccgcggcggctggaGCGGGCCCTGCGGGCGCAGGGCCTCCGGGGCACCAGGTACCGCCTCTTCATCGGCGACGTGGCGGAGAACGGCCGGCTCAACAGGGAGGCCGCGTCCAGGCCGCTGCCGCTCGGCTCGCACGACATCGTCCAGCGCGTCGCCCCGTTCTTCTGTAACGTCCTTAAAGAGCACG GGAGATTGCCGTTCGTTTGGACAGGCCCAAAGCCAATGGTGATTATCACAGACCCAGACCTAGCGAGGGAGGTTTTGTCCAACAAGTCTGGCGACTTCTGCAAACAAGTTACTGTGGGTATTTCTAAATTTGTTGTTGGAGGAGTTGTAACGTATGAAGGTGAGAAATGGGCAAAACATCGGAGAATTCTCAACCCTGCCTTCCACCAGGAGAAAATAAAG CGGATGTTGCCAGTTTTTGCAGCATGTTGCACTGAAATGATCACTAGATGGAGGAATTCAATGTCTTCTGAAGGACTATCTGAGTTGGACGTTCGGGATGAATTTCAAAACCTTACTGGAGATGTCATCTCAAGAACGGCATTCGGTAGCAGCTACCAAGAGGGGTGGAGAATTTTTCAGTTACAAGAAGAGCAAGCTAAACGCGTACTTCAAGCTTTTCAGAGAATCTTCATCCCGGGCTATTG GTACTTGCCAATTAAAAACAACAGACGGATCAGGGAAATTGATCGAGAAATACGCACGATTCTGCGAGGAATAATTGTAAAAAGAGACGAGGCAATAAGAAATGGTGAAAGTAGCAATGATGATTTGCTGGGATTATTGGTGGAATCAAATATGAGGCAATCAAATGAAACAGAAGATGTAGGAATGAGTATAGAAGATATGATCGAGGAATGCAAGTTATTTTACTCTGCAGGTTCGGAGACAACATCAGTGTTGCTCACTTGGACATTAATTCTGCTAAGCATGCACCCAGAGTGGCAAGAGCGAGCAAGAGAGGAAGTGCTGCTCCATTTTGGAAGAACCACACCAGATTATGATGGCTTGAGTCGTCTAAAGATT GTAACAATGATCCTAAACGAAGTCCTTAGGTTATACCCACCGGTGGTGTTCCTCCAAAGAAGAACACACAAGGCAACGGAGCTTGGCGGCATCAAGTACCCTGAAGGAGCGCACTTCACATTGCCCGTTCTATTAATTCACCATGATCCCAGCATCTGGGGACAAGATGCAAGCGAGTTCAACCCGGAGAGGTTCGCCAATGGAGTCTCCAAGGCGACGAGGTTTCAGGCCGCTTTCTTTCCGTTTGCATGGGGTGCTCGGATCTGCCTTGGGCAGAGCTTTGCGATGATGGAAGCCAAGATGGCGCTCGCCACCATCCTCCAGAGCTTCTCCTTCGAGCTCTCACCGTCCTACACCCACGCACCGCACACCGTGCTGACTCTCCAGCCACAGCACGGTGCCCAAATTAAGCTGAGGAAGCTCTCATGA
- the LOC102700284 gene encoding oil body-associated protein 2B, giving the protein MSSSDQNPAPTPACGTGTSVPPPGKATTVSSQLLDMGAQAVQALKPVHQMKQHACSFALYAHDLGRQVEVHHFVSRLNQDVLQCAVYDSDRPSARLIGVEYIVTDAIFESLPPEEQKLWHSHAYEVKAGLWTDVGVPEALQSSEMARMAKTYGKLWCTWQVDRGDALPLGAPALMVSPQAAEPGRVRAELVRGRDERYRIDSSAQGLKGARVEMDEPEWINPNADYWRVHGKGFAVDVAATEMKRHAPFP; this is encoded by the exons ATGTCCTCCAGCGATCAGAACCCAGCACCAACGCCGGCGTGCGGCACCGGCACgtcggtgccgccgccgggcaaGGCCACGACGGTGTCCTCCCAGTTGCTCGACATGGGTGCGCAAGCCGTGCAGGCGTTGAAGCCGGTGCACCAGATGAAGCAGCACGCGTGCAGCTTCGCGCTGTACGCGCACGACCTGGGACGCCAGGTCGAGGTCCACCACTTCGTCTCCCGCCTCAACCAGGACGTCCTCCAGTGCGCCGTCTACGACTCCGACAGGCCCTCGGCCCGCCTCATCG GCGTGGAGTACATCGTGACGGACGCCATCTTCGAGAGCCTGCCGCCGGAGGAGCAGAAGCTGTGGCACTCGCACGCGTACGAGGTGAAGGCCGGGCTGTGGACGGACGTCGGCGTGCCGGAGGCGCTGCAGAGCTCGGAGATGGCGAGGATGGCGAAGACGTACGGCAAGCTTTGGTGCACATGGCAGGTGGACCGCGGTGACGCGCTGCCCCTCGGCGCCCCGGCGCTGATGGTGTCGCCGCAGGCAGCGGAACCGGGGCGGGTGCGCGCGGAGCTCGTGCGCGGCCGCGACGAGAGGTACAGGATCGACAGCTCGGCGCAGGGGCTGAAGGGGGCGAGGGTTGAGATGGACGAGCCGGAGTGGATCAACCCGAACGCCGACTACTGGCGCGTGCACGGCAAGGGGTTCGCcgtggacgtcgccgccacggAGATGAAGCGCCACGCACCCTTCCCGTGA
- the LOC102700474 gene encoding protein VTE6, chloroplastic: MAGSLLRPLAPVSPPPPRLAPSSRPHFILAPRTLPLLPRGPRVAPRALVSPPHALPDSAAGAAEALRGALADAFLASPPTWRSSAVSNLAVFVAGSPVLLSGLSASGFAAAYLLGTLTWRALGPKGLILVAAYFVLGTAATKLKIKQKEALGVAEKRGGRRGPGSVIGSSAAGCVCALLSIYNVGSAALAELWKLGFVASFCTKLSDTVSSEIGKAYGRTTYLVTTLKVVPRGTEGAISIEGTLAGILASIVLASVGYLLGQVNVSQGAVCVLASQIANFCESYIGATLQDREGFEWLTNDVVNVLNISTGGILAVLMQQLLVSWHS; the protein is encoded by the exons ATGGCGGGCTCTCTCCTCCGGCCGCTTGCTCCCGtttcccctcctccgcctcgtctCGCCCCCTCCTCCCGCCCCCACTTCATCCTCGCGCCTCGAACCCTGCCCCTGCTCCCTCGCGGGCCGAGGGTTGCGCCCCGCGCCCTCGTTTCCCCACCGCACGCGCTCCCGGACAGCGCcgccggggcggcggaggcgctccgtggcgcgctcgccgacgccttCCTGGCGTCTCCGCCGACTTGGAGGTCGTCCGCCGTGAGCAACCTCGCCGTCTTCGTCGCTGGCTCCCCGGTGCTCCTGTCTGGCCTCTCCGCCTccggcttcgccgccgcgtacCTACTAGGCACCCTCACCTGGCGCGCCCTCGGGCCCAAGGGGCtcatcctcgtcgccgcctactTCGTTTTG GGCACAGCAGCAACCAAGTTGAAAATAAAGCAGAAAGAAGCTTTGGGGGTGGCAGAGAaaaggggaggaaggagagggcCTGGAAGTGTTATTGGTTCAAGTGCTGCTGGTTGTGTCTGTGCTCTGCTATCAATATACAATGTAGGCAGTGCAGCGTTGGCTGAGCTCTGGAAACTTGGCTTTGTTGCTAGTTTCTGTACTAAACTAAGTGACACAGTTTCCAGCGAAATAGGGAAGGCCTATGGAAGAACAAC GTACCTGGTGACAACACTTAAGGTTGTTCCACGAGGTACAGAAGGTGCGATCAGTATTGAGGGTACCCTAGCTGGAATTCTTGCATCGATTGTTCTTGCAAGCGTTGGTTATCTTCTCGGGCAG GTCAATGTATCACAAGGCGCAGTATGTGTCCTTGCATCGCAGATTGCAAATTTTTGTGAGAGTTATATTGGCGCCACATTACAAGATAGAGAAGGTTTTGAATGG CTCACCAATGATGTTGTCAATGTACTAAATATCTCAACTGGTGGTATATTGGCTGTTCTGATGCAACAGTTACTAGTAAGTTGGCACTCTTGA
- the LOC102700753 gene encoding receptor like protein 29, whose protein sequence is MASSVAVFICLLSVAAAAAASMDPAEREALFLVMDAVSSDRDWRSESPDPCGAPWPGLECKPAGDAASATLRVTRLDFGVEPNPSCKDTAAFPPLVFSLPHLQSLFFVSCFKNPAANTTLVLPPAANLSSSSLQQLSIRANPSLSGVMPPQLATLRSLQVLTISQNGLIRGEIPQGIGELTSLVHLDLSYNSLTGPVPREINELKRLVGLDLSYNSLSGLIPSRIGELRQLQKLDLSSNNLTGGVPVSIANLSSLTFLALSSNGLSGHFPPGLAGLRNLQYLIMDNNPMNVPLPSELGSLPRLQELRLAGSGYSGQIPAAFGQLASLTTLSLENNNLTGEIPPGLSRLSRMYHLNLSNNGLGGAVPFDGAFLQRLGRNLDLSGNAGLCLDDRMVVRGVGVGVGACRAGGGDGDRSLAPGGVTGGARAAEVTRGSVDGSPFRLLGPACVVVSCVWFALN, encoded by the coding sequence ATGGCATCCTCCGTCGCCGTGTTCATTTGCCTGCTgtccgtggccgccgccgcggccgcgtccATGGACCCGGCGGAGAGGGAAGCGCTGTTCCTCGTCATGGATGCGGTCTCGTCTGACCGGGACTGGCGCTCCGAGAGCCCCGACCCTTGCGGCGCGCCGTGGCCGGGGCTCGAGTGCAAGCCCGCCGGCGATGCGGCCTCGGCGACGCTGCGCGTCACACGGCTCGACTTCGGCGTCGAGCCCAACCCGTCGTGCAAGGACACGGCCGCCTTCCCGCCGCTGGTGTTCTCGCTGCCCCACCTCCAATCTCTTTTCTTCGTCAGCTGTTTCAAGAACCCGGCCGCCAACACGACCCTCGTcttgccgccggccgccaaCCTCTCGTCCTCCAGCCTGCAGCAGCTCAGCATCAGGGCCAACCCGTCCCTGTCCGGCGTGATGCCGCCGCAGCTGGCAACCCTCAGGTCCCTGCAGGTGCTCACCATCTCCCAGAACGGATTGATCCGCGGCGAGATCCCGCAGGGCATCGGCGAGCTAACGTCGCTGGTGCACCTCGACCTGAGCTACAACTCGCTCACCGGTCCGGTGCCGCGCGAGATCAACGAGCTAAAGAGATTGGTTGGTCTGGACCTGAGCTACAACTCGCTGTCCGGCCTCATTCCGAGCCGGATCGGCGAACTGCGGCAGCTACAGAAGCTGGACCTGAGCTCCAACAATCTCACCGGCGGTGTCCCAGTCAGCATCGCCAACCTGAGCTCGCTTACCTTCTTGGCGCTAAGCAGCAATGGCCTGAGCGGTCACTTTCCTCCTGGACTCGCCGGCCTCCGGAACCTCCAGTACCTGATCATGGACAACAACCCAATGAATGTCCCCTTACCTTCCGAGCTCGGCAGTCTCCCTCGTCTTCAAGAACTCCGGCTGGCCGGCTCCGGCTACTCGGGACAGATACCCGCTGCGTTCGGTCAGCTGGCGAGCCTCACGACGCTGTCACTCGAGAACAACAACCTCACCGGAGAAATCCCACCGGGGCTAAGCAGGCTGAGCAGGATGTACCACCTGAACCTGAGCAACAACGGGCTGGGCGGCGCCGTGCCTTTCGACGGCGCGTTCCTGCAGCGGCTCGGCCGGAACCTCGACCTGAGCGGCAACGCGGGGCTGTGCCTGGATGACCGGATGGTCGTGCGGGGCgttggcgtcggcgtcggcgcctgccgcgccggcggcggagatggcgaTCGCTCGTTGGCGCCCGGTGGAGTTACGGGGGGAGCACGAGCAGCAGAAGTGACGAGGGGCTCCGTGGACGGTTCCCCGTTTCGGCTGCTCGGCCCTGCGTGCGTGGTGGTGTCCTGTGTCTGGTTTGCTTTGAATTAG